One part of the Coturnix japonica isolate 7356 linkage group LGE22C19W28_E50C23, Coturnix japonica 2.1, whole genome shotgun sequence genome encodes these proteins:
- the LOC107325816 gene encoding keratin, type II cytoskeletal 5-like isoform X4 has protein sequence MSRQAYSTRAGGGGRSYSAASAIVPGGSRAGFSSVSVARSGGGGGGFGRLLGGGGGGGGGGFGSRSLYSLGGSKRISFGVGSSFRSAFGGGGSGLGGGSGGGFGLGGGGGGGGLGFGLGGGGGLGGGRGPVGFGGPPGMGTIQEVTVNQSLLAPLNLEIDPNIQQVRKEEREQIKSLNNKFASFIDKVRFLEQQNKVLETKWTLLQDQGQKNSTGKNNLDPLFEAYINNLKRQLANLLSERGRMDGELKNMQDLVEDFKNKYEEEINRRTAAENEFVVLKKDVDAAYMNKVELEAKVDALTDELNFLRALYEAELAQLSAQASDTAVILSMDNNRDLDLSSIIAEVKSQYEDIANRSRAEAEAWYQTKYEELQATAGKHGDDLRNTKGEISELNRLIQRIRAEIENTRNQCATLQTAIGDAEERGELALKDAKAKMMELEDALQKAKADMARQLREYQELMNVKLALDIEIATYRKLLEGEESRLSGEGLNPISYSVISSSSGTTGGGGGFGGLSLSGGGGGSGYGLGGGGGGSGYGLGGGGGGSGYGLGGGGGGYSFGSGGGLGLGGGGGTNPGVKIVSKTSSSKKSIKSQSLKNASQPE, from the exons ATGAGCCGGCAGGCGTACAGCACcagggctgggggtggagggaggTCGTACAGCGCTGCTTCAGCCATCGTTCCTGGGGGTAGCAGGGCTGGCTTCAGCTCGGTGTCAGTGGCACGGTctggaggaggtggtggtggctTTGGAAGGCTccttggaggaggaggaggaggtggtggtggaggtTTTGGCAGCAGGAGCCTCTACAGCCTCGGTGGTTCCAAAAGAATTTCCTTTGGTGTTGGAAGCAGCTTCCGAAGTGCTTTTGGAGGTGGTGGATCTGGCCTGGGAGGTGGCAGCGGTGGTGGCTTTGGtcttggtggtggtggaggtggtggtggcCTTGGATTTGGtcttggtggtggtggag GGCTGGGTGGTGGCAGGGGTCCCGTGGGGTTTGGTGGCCCACCTGGCATGGGCACCATCCAAGAAGTGACAGTCAACCAGAGCCTACTGGCACCCCTCAACCTGGAGATCGACCCCAACATTCAGCAGGTGCGCaaggaggagagggagcagATCAAGAGCCTCAACAACAAGTTTGCTTCCTTCATTGACAAG GTTCGCTTCctggagcagcagaacaaggtTCTCGAGACCAAATGGACACTCCTGCAGGACCAGGGTCAGAAAAACAGCACGGGCAAGAACAACCTGGACCCACTCTTTGAGGCTTACATCAATAACCTGAAGCGGCAGCTGGCCAACCTGCTGAGCGAGAGAGGACGCATGGACGGGGAGCTGAAGAACATGCAAGACCTTGTTGAGGATTTCAAGAACAA GTATGAAGAGGAAATCAACCGAcgcacagcagcagagaatgaaTTTGTGGTGCTGAAGAAG GATGTGGATGCTGCTTACATGAATAAAGTGGAGCTGGAGGCCAAGGTGGATGCTCTGACGGATGAGCTCAACTTCCTCCGAGCCCTCTACGAGGCG GAACTGGCTCAGCTCAGTGCACAAGCATCTGACACCGCCGTCATCCTGTCCATGGATAACAACCGGGACCTGGACCTCAGCAGCATCATAGCTGAAGTCAAATCACAGTATGAGGACATTGCCAACCGCAGCAGGGCTGAGGCGGAGGCTTGGTACCAAACCAAG TATGAAGAGCTGCAGGCCACGGCTGGGAAGCATGGAGATGACCTGCGCAACACAAAGGGGGAGATCTCTGAGCTCAACCGGCTCATCCAGAGGATCCGAGCAGAGATAGAGAACACAAGGAACCAG TGTGCCACCCTGCAAACAGCCATCGGAGACGCTGAGGAGCGTGGGGAGCTGGCTCTCAAGGATGCTAAGGCAAAGATGATGGAGCTGGAGGATGCCCTACAGAAAGCCAAAGCTGACATGGCCCGGCAGCTACGCGAGTACCAGGAGCTGATGAATGTAAAGCTGGCCCTGGACATCGAGATTGCAACCTacaggaagctgctggaggGCGAGGAGAGCAG GCTGAGCGGAGAAGGACTCAACCCCATCAGCTACT cagtgatcagctccagctctggcaCAActggtggaggaggaggatttgGTGGACTGAGCCTAAGTGGAGGTGGAGGTGGAAGTGGATATGGtcttggaggaggaggaggtggaagtGGATACGGTCttggaggaggtggtggtggaaGTGGATACGGTcttggaggaggaggtggaggctACAGCTTTGGAAGTGGAGGAGGACTTGGACTTGGAGGTGGAGGTG GCACCAATCCAGGTGTGAAAATCGTCTCCAAAACCTCCTCCAGCAAAAAGAGCATAAAGAGCCAAAGCCTGAAGAATGCCTCACAGCCTGAGTAA
- the LOC107325816 gene encoding keratin, type II cytoskeletal 5-like isoform X3, with the protein MSRQAYSTRAGGGGRSYSAASAIVPGGSRAGFSSVSVARSGGGGGGFGRLLGGGGGGGGGGFGSRSLYSLGGSKRISFGVGSSFRSAFGGGGSGLGGGSGGGFGLGGGGGGGGLGFGLGGGGGLGGGRGPVGFGGPPGMGTIQEVTVNQSLLAPLNLEIDPNIQQVRKEEREQIKSLNNKFASFIDKVRFLEQQNKVLETKWTLLQDQGQKNSTGKNNLDPLFEAYINNLKRQLANLLSERGRMDGELKNMQDLVEDFKNKYEEEINRRTAAENEFVVLKKDVDAAYMNKVELEAKVDALTDELNFLRALYEAELAQLSAQASDTAVILSMDNNRDLDLSSIIAEVKSQYEDIANRSRAEAEAWYQTKYEELQATAGKHGDDLRNTKGEISELNRLIQRIRAEIENTRNQCATLQTAIGDAEERGELALKDAKAKMMELEDALQKAKADMARQLREYQELMNVKLALDIEIATYRKLLEGEESRLSGEGLNPISYSVISSSSGTTGGGGGFGGLSLSGGGGGSGYGLGGGGGGSGYGLGGGGGGSGYGLGGGGGGYSFGSGGGLGLGGGGGLGGTNPGVKIVSKTSSSKKSIKSQSLKNASQPE; encoded by the exons ATGAGCCGGCAGGCGTACAGCACcagggctgggggtggagggaggTCGTACAGCGCTGCTTCAGCCATCGTTCCTGGGGGTAGCAGGGCTGGCTTCAGCTCGGTGTCAGTGGCACGGTctggaggaggtggtggtggctTTGGAAGGCTccttggaggaggaggaggaggtggtggtggaggtTTTGGCAGCAGGAGCCTCTACAGCCTCGGTGGTTCCAAAAGAATTTCCTTTGGTGTTGGAAGCAGCTTCCGAAGTGCTTTTGGAGGTGGTGGATCTGGCCTGGGAGGTGGCAGCGGTGGTGGCTTTGGtcttggtggtggtggaggtggtggtggcCTTGGATTTGGtcttggtggtggtggag GGCTGGGTGGTGGCAGGGGTCCCGTGGGGTTTGGTGGCCCACCTGGCATGGGCACCATCCAAGAAGTGACAGTCAACCAGAGCCTACTGGCACCCCTCAACCTGGAGATCGACCCCAACATTCAGCAGGTGCGCaaggaggagagggagcagATCAAGAGCCTCAACAACAAGTTTGCTTCCTTCATTGACAAG GTTCGCTTCctggagcagcagaacaaggtTCTCGAGACCAAATGGACACTCCTGCAGGACCAGGGTCAGAAAAACAGCACGGGCAAGAACAACCTGGACCCACTCTTTGAGGCTTACATCAATAACCTGAAGCGGCAGCTGGCCAACCTGCTGAGCGAGAGAGGACGCATGGACGGGGAGCTGAAGAACATGCAAGACCTTGTTGAGGATTTCAAGAACAA GTATGAAGAGGAAATCAACCGAcgcacagcagcagagaatgaaTTTGTGGTGCTGAAGAAG GATGTGGATGCTGCTTACATGAATAAAGTGGAGCTGGAGGCCAAGGTGGATGCTCTGACGGATGAGCTCAACTTCCTCCGAGCCCTCTACGAGGCG GAACTGGCTCAGCTCAGTGCACAAGCATCTGACACCGCCGTCATCCTGTCCATGGATAACAACCGGGACCTGGACCTCAGCAGCATCATAGCTGAAGTCAAATCACAGTATGAGGACATTGCCAACCGCAGCAGGGCTGAGGCGGAGGCTTGGTACCAAACCAAG TATGAAGAGCTGCAGGCCACGGCTGGGAAGCATGGAGATGACCTGCGCAACACAAAGGGGGAGATCTCTGAGCTCAACCGGCTCATCCAGAGGATCCGAGCAGAGATAGAGAACACAAGGAACCAG TGTGCCACCCTGCAAACAGCCATCGGAGACGCTGAGGAGCGTGGGGAGCTGGCTCTCAAGGATGCTAAGGCAAAGATGATGGAGCTGGAGGATGCCCTACAGAAAGCCAAAGCTGACATGGCCCGGCAGCTACGCGAGTACCAGGAGCTGATGAATGTAAAGCTGGCCCTGGACATCGAGATTGCAACCTacaggaagctgctggaggGCGAGGAGAGCAG GCTGAGCGGAGAAGGACTCAACCCCATCAGCTACT cagtgatcagctccagctctggcaCAActggtggaggaggaggatttgGTGGACTGAGCCTAAGTGGAGGTGGAGGTGGAAGTGGATATGGtcttggaggaggaggaggtggaagtGGATACGGTCttggaggaggtggtggtggaaGTGGATACGGTcttggaggaggaggtggaggctACAGCTTTGGAAGTGGAGGAGGACTTGGACTTGGAGGTGGAGGTGGTCTTGGAG GCACCAATCCAGGTGTGAAAATCGTCTCCAAAACCTCCTCCAGCAAAAAGAGCATAAAGAGCCAAAGCCTGAAGAATGCCTCACAGCCTGAGTAA
- the LOC107325816 gene encoding keratin, type II cytoskeletal 5-like isoform X1, translating to MSRQAYSTRAGGGGRSYSAASAIVPGGSRAGFSSVSVARSGGGGGGFGRLLGGGGGGGGGGFGSRSLYSLGGSKRISFGVGSSFRSAFGGGGSGLGGGSGGGFGLGGGGGGGGLGFGLGGGGGGGGLGLGLGGGGGGGYGFGGGPGGLGFGGAGGMGGLGGLGGGRGPVGFGGPPGMGTIQEVTVNQSLLAPLNLEIDPNIQQVRKEEREQIKSLNNKFASFIDKVRFLEQQNKVLETKWTLLQDQGQKNSTGKNNLDPLFEAYINNLKRQLANLLSERGRMDGELKNMQDLVEDFKNKYEEEINRRTAAENEFVVLKKDVDAAYMNKVELEAKVDALTDELNFLRALYEAELAQLSAQASDTAVILSMDNNRDLDLSSIIAEVKSQYEDIANRSRAEAEAWYQTKYEELQATAGKHGDDLRNTKGEISELNRLIQRIRAEIENTRNQCATLQTAIGDAEERGELALKDAKAKMMELEDALQKAKADMARQLREYQELMNVKLALDIEIATYRKLLEGEESRLSGEGLNPISYSVISSSSGTTGGGGGFGGLSLSGGGGGSGYGLGGGGGGSGYGLGGGGGGSGYGLGGGGGGYSFGSGGGLGLGGGGGLGGGYGGGSGLGLGGGSIGSGLSSAGGNFSSGSAKGTNPGVKIVSKTSSSKKSIKSQSLKNASQPE from the exons ATGAGCCGGCAGGCGTACAGCACcagggctgggggtggagggaggTCGTACAGCGCTGCTTCAGCCATCGTTCCTGGGGGTAGCAGGGCTGGCTTCAGCTCGGTGTCAGTGGCACGGTctggaggaggtggtggtggctTTGGAAGGCTccttggaggaggaggaggaggtggtggtggaggtTTTGGCAGCAGGAGCCTCTACAGCCTCGGTGGTTCCAAAAGAATTTCCTTTGGTGTTGGAAGCAGCTTCCGAAGTGCTTTTGGAGGTGGTGGATCTGGCCTGGGAGGTGGCAGCGGTGGTGGCTTTGGtcttggtggtggtggaggtggtggtggcCTTGGATTTGGtcttggtggtggtggaggtggtggtggcCTTGGACTTGGtcttggtggtggtggtggtggtggctaTGGCTTTGGTGGAGGTCCTGGTGGGCTTGGCTTTGGTGGAGCAGGAGGCATGGGGGGACTTGGAGGGCTGGGTGGTGGCAGGGGTCCCGTGGGGTTTGGTGGCCCACCTGGCATGGGCACCATCCAAGAAGTGACAGTCAACCAGAGCCTACTGGCACCCCTCAACCTGGAGATCGACCCCAACATTCAGCAGGTGCGCaaggaggagagggagcagATCAAGAGCCTCAACAACAAGTTTGCTTCCTTCATTGACAAG GTTCGCTTCctggagcagcagaacaaggtTCTCGAGACCAAATGGACACTCCTGCAGGACCAGGGTCAGAAAAACAGCACGGGCAAGAACAACCTGGACCCACTCTTTGAGGCTTACATCAATAACCTGAAGCGGCAGCTGGCCAACCTGCTGAGCGAGAGAGGACGCATGGACGGGGAGCTGAAGAACATGCAAGACCTTGTTGAGGATTTCAAGAACAA GTATGAAGAGGAAATCAACCGAcgcacagcagcagagaatgaaTTTGTGGTGCTGAAGAAG GATGTGGATGCTGCTTACATGAATAAAGTGGAGCTGGAGGCCAAGGTGGATGCTCTGACGGATGAGCTCAACTTCCTCCGAGCCCTCTACGAGGCG GAACTGGCTCAGCTCAGTGCACAAGCATCTGACACCGCCGTCATCCTGTCCATGGATAACAACCGGGACCTGGACCTCAGCAGCATCATAGCTGAAGTCAAATCACAGTATGAGGACATTGCCAACCGCAGCAGGGCTGAGGCGGAGGCTTGGTACCAAACCAAG TATGAAGAGCTGCAGGCCACGGCTGGGAAGCATGGAGATGACCTGCGCAACACAAAGGGGGAGATCTCTGAGCTCAACCGGCTCATCCAGAGGATCCGAGCAGAGATAGAGAACACAAGGAACCAG TGTGCCACCCTGCAAACAGCCATCGGAGACGCTGAGGAGCGTGGGGAGCTGGCTCTCAAGGATGCTAAGGCAAAGATGATGGAGCTGGAGGATGCCCTACAGAAAGCCAAAGCTGACATGGCCCGGCAGCTACGCGAGTACCAGGAGCTGATGAATGTAAAGCTGGCCCTGGACATCGAGATTGCAACCTacaggaagctgctggaggGCGAGGAGAGCAG GCTGAGCGGAGAAGGACTCAACCCCATCAGCTACT cagtgatcagctccagctctggcaCAActggtggaggaggaggatttgGTGGACTGAGCCTAAGTGGAGGTGGAGGTGGAAGTGGATATGGtcttggaggaggaggaggtggaagtGGATACGGTCttggaggaggtggtggtggaaGTGGATACGGTcttggaggaggaggtggaggctACAGCTTTGGAAGTGGAGGAGGACTTGGACTTGGAGGTGGAGGTGGTCTTGGAGGTGGGTATGGAGGTGGTAGTGGGCTCGGGCTTGGAGGAGGCAGCATTGGAAGTGGGCTGAGTTCTGCAGGAGGGAATTTCAGCTCTGGGAGTGCAAAAGGCACCAATCCAGGTGTGAAAATCGTCTCCAAAACCTCCTCCAGCAAAAAGAGCATAAAGAGCCAAAGCCTGAAGAATGCCTCACAGCCTGAGTAA
- the LOC107325816 gene encoding keratin, type II cytoskeletal 5-like isoform X2 has translation MSRQAYSTRAGGGGRSYSAASAIVPGGSRAGFSSVSVARSGGGGGGFGRLLGGGGGGGGGGFGSRSLYSLGGSKRISFGVGSSFRSAFGGGGSGLGGGSGGGFGLGGGGGGGGLGFGLGGGGGGGGLGLGLGGGGGGGYGFGGGPGGLGFGGAGGMGGLGGLGGGRGPVGFGGPPGMGTIQEVTVNQSLLAPLNLEIDPNIQQVRKEEREQIKSLNNKFASFIDKVRFLEQQNKVLETKWTLLQDQGQKNSTGKNNLDPLFEAYINNLKRQLANLLSERGRMDGELKNMQDLVEDFKNKYEEEINRRTAAENEFVVLKKDVDAAYMNKVELEAKVDALTDELNFLRALYEAELAQLSAQASDTAVILSMDNNRDLDLSSIIAEVKSQYEDIANRSRAEAEAWYQTKYEELQATAGKHGDDLRNTKGEISELNRLIQRIRAEIENTRNQCATLQTAIGDAEERGELALKDAKAKMMELEDALQKAKADMARQLREYQELMNVKLALDIEIATYRKLLEGEESRLSGEGLNPISYSVISSSSGTTGGGGGFGGLSLSGGGGGSGGGSGYGLGGGGGGYSFGSGGGLGLGGGGGLGGGYGGGGNFSSGSAKGTNPGVKIVSKTSSSKKSIKSQSLKNASQPE, from the exons ATGAGCCGGCAGGCGTACAGCACcagggctgggggtggagggaggTCGTACAGCGCTGCTTCAGCCATCGTTCCTGGGGGTAGCAGGGCTGGCTTCAGCTCGGTGTCAGTGGCACGGTctggaggaggtggtggtggctTTGGAAGGCTccttggaggaggaggaggaggtggtggtggaggtTTTGGCAGCAGGAGCCTCTACAGCCTCGGTGGTTCCAAAAGAATTTCCTTTGGTGTTGGAAGCAGCTTCCGAAGTGCTTTTGGAGGTGGTGGATCTGGCCTGGGAGGTGGCAGCGGTGGTGGCTTTGGtcttggtggtggtggaggtggtggtggcCTTGGATTTGGtcttggtggtggtggaggtggtggtggcCTTGGACTTGGtcttggtggtggtggtggtggtggctaTGGCTTTGGTGGAGGTCCTGGTGGGCTTGGCTTTGGTGGAGCAGGAGGCATGGGGGGACTTGGAGGGCTGGGTGGTGGCAGGGGTCCCGTGGGGTTTGGTGGCCCACCTGGCATGGGCACCATCCAAGAAGTGACAGTCAACCAGAGCCTACTGGCACCCCTCAACCTGGAGATCGACCCCAACATTCAGCAGGTGCGCaaggaggagagggagcagATCAAGAGCCTCAACAACAAGTTTGCTTCCTTCATTGACAAG GTTCGCTTCctggagcagcagaacaaggtTCTCGAGACCAAATGGACACTCCTGCAGGACCAGGGTCAGAAAAACAGCACGGGCAAGAACAACCTGGACCCACTCTTTGAGGCTTACATCAATAACCTGAAGCGGCAGCTGGCCAACCTGCTGAGCGAGAGAGGACGCATGGACGGGGAGCTGAAGAACATGCAAGACCTTGTTGAGGATTTCAAGAACAA GTATGAAGAGGAAATCAACCGAcgcacagcagcagagaatgaaTTTGTGGTGCTGAAGAAG GATGTGGATGCTGCTTACATGAATAAAGTGGAGCTGGAGGCCAAGGTGGATGCTCTGACGGATGAGCTCAACTTCCTCCGAGCCCTCTACGAGGCG GAACTGGCTCAGCTCAGTGCACAAGCATCTGACACCGCCGTCATCCTGTCCATGGATAACAACCGGGACCTGGACCTCAGCAGCATCATAGCTGAAGTCAAATCACAGTATGAGGACATTGCCAACCGCAGCAGGGCTGAGGCGGAGGCTTGGTACCAAACCAAG TATGAAGAGCTGCAGGCCACGGCTGGGAAGCATGGAGATGACCTGCGCAACACAAAGGGGGAGATCTCTGAGCTCAACCGGCTCATCCAGAGGATCCGAGCAGAGATAGAGAACACAAGGAACCAG TGTGCCACCCTGCAAACAGCCATCGGAGACGCTGAGGAGCGTGGGGAGCTGGCTCTCAAGGATGCTAAGGCAAAGATGATGGAGCTGGAGGATGCCCTACAGAAAGCCAAAGCTGACATGGCCCGGCAGCTACGCGAGTACCAGGAGCTGATGAATGTAAAGCTGGCCCTGGACATCGAGATTGCAACCTacaggaagctgctggaggGCGAGGAGAGCAG GCTGAGCGGAGAAGGACTCAACCCCATCAGCTACT cagtgatcagctccagctctggcaCAActggtggaggaggaggatttgGTGGACTGAGCCTAAGTGGAGGTGGAGGTGGAA gtggtggtggaaGTGGATACGGTcttggaggaggaggtggaggctACAGCTTTGGAAGTGGAGGAGGACTTGGACTTGGAGGTGGAGGTGGTCTTGGAGGTGGGTATGGAGGTG GAGGGAATTTCAGCTCTGGGAGTGCAAAAGGCACCAATCCAGGTGTGAAAATCGTCTCCAAAACCTCCTCCAGCAAAAAGAGCATAAAGAGCCAAAGCCTGAAGAATGCCTCACAGCCTGAGTAA
- the LOC107325835 gene encoding keratin, type II cytoskeletal 6B-like gives MRWKCLLWVGNVGSHSLLPGRPNPVDKLNFCISGTSWNVYKELGCAWEQPQEISLRSSLAPPLSSTTAAPVPVCRIMSRQCYTSSSLLGRRGFSSASAVCGLGRAGSSSASVCQPAARRCGLGGFSSRSVCDLGRGQRISFGGSCRSAAYGAGSVGRCGTAYGGGRFGVGTVVGFGNCGGYGGLGSYRGLGDGVAMGGYGGGIGIGLGGGRSEGIRGVSIHPELLKPLCVGVDPEECQVRTHEKEQIKNLNNQFACFIDKVRLLEQQNKVLTTKWELLQQYVLPASRRNLEPVFENFICNLRKQLECVLGERERLENEERCLRDLVQEYKCKYEDEINKRTAAENEFVVLKKDVDCLYLTKEELEVRVGLLRQQLEFLKCIYAEERAQMDCQLCDTSVIVQMDNSRDLDMEGIIKSVECCYEEIAQKSKAEVEAFYQTRLEELHSSRGKFCDDLRNNQSEIAELNRMIQKLQCESDNVKKQIAALQTAICDAEQRGDCALKDARQKLVDLQTALQQAKDKMACLLRDYQELLNVKLALDIEIATYRTLLEGEESRICTGNPVSVAVVSGGGTVGECRSLSGIGGKCSVKTGGSSGLGGVVSSFGVSGAGFSARSVDCVPRVGGGFGARSAASCVGREVLPGADGLQCAAGVGNIVCAGVEQCSPGAVIIPGPGVCGGGSRYSTAVRVVRTSR, from the exons ATGAGATGGAAGTGTTTGCTGTGGGTTGGAAATGTTGGAAGCCATTCCTTGCTGCCAGGCAGACCAAACCCAGTGGATAAATTAAATTTTTGCATCTCAGGCACCTCCTGGAACGTATAtaaggagctgggctgtgcctgGGAGCAGCCACAGGAGATCTCCTTGCGCTCCTCTCTTGCTCCACCACTTTCTTCCACCACCGCTGCTCCCGTCCCCGTGTGCCGCATCATGAGCCGGCAGTGCTATACCTCCAGCTCGCTGCTGGGTCGACGTGGCTTCTCTTCAGCCTCCGCTGTCTGCGGTCtgggcagagcaggcagcagctcagcctcgGTGTGCCAACCTGCTGCACGGCGCTGCGGGTTGGGAGGCTTCAGCAGCCGGAGCGTCTGCGACCTGGGCCGCGGGCAGAGGATTTCCTTTGGTGGAAGCTGCCGTAGCGCGGCGTATGGTGCAGGCAGCGTGGGACGATGCGGCACTGCCTACGGCGGAGGTCGCTTCGGCGTGGGCACGGTGGTGGGGTTTGGTAACTGTGGAGGCTACGGGGGCCTGGGCAGCTACAGAGGCCTTGGGGATGGAGTGGCCATGGGCGGCTATGGCGGAGGCATCGGCATTGGGCTTGGAGGAGGTCGATCAGAAGGGATCCGTGGTGTGAGCATCCACCCGGAGCTCCTCAAGCCCCTCTGCGTGGGGGTGGACCCTGAGGAGTGCCAGGTGCGGACCCATGAGAAGGAGCAGATCAAGAACCTCAACAACCAGTTCGCCTGCTTCATTGACAAG gtccggctgctggagcagcaaaACAAGGTGCTGACCACCaagtgggagctgctgcagcagtacGTCCTGCCTGCATCCCGGCGCAACCTGGAGCCTGTCTTTGAGAATTTCATCTGCAACCTGAGGAAGCAGCTGGAGTGTGTGCTGGGGGAGCGAGAGAGGCTGGAGAATGAGGAGCGATGCCTGCGGGACCTGGTGCAGGAATACAAGTGCAA GTATGAAGATGAGATCAACAAGCGCACGGCAGCAGAGAATGAGTTCGTGGTGCTGAAGAAG GACGTGGACTGCCTCTACCTGACCAAGGAAGAGCTGGAGGTGCGGGTGGGCCTCCTGCGGCAGCAGCTGGAGTTCCTCAAGTGCATCTATGCTGAG GAGAGAGCACAGATGGACTGTCAGCTGTGTGACACTTCGGTCATTGTGCAAATGGACAACAGCCGGGACCTGGACATGGAAGGCATCATCAAAAGCGTGGAGTGCTGCTATGAGGAGATTGCCCAGAAGAGCAAGGCTGAAGTGGAGGCTTTCTACCAGACCAGA CTTGAAGAGCTCCACAGCAGCCGGGGCAAGTTCTGCGATGACCTACGGAACAACCAGAGTGAGATTGCAGAGCTGAACAGGATGATACAGAAGCTGCAGTGTGAATCAGATAACGTGAAGAAACAG ATTGCAGCCCTGCAGACGGCCATCTGCGACGCTGAGCAGCGCGGTGACTGCGCCCTCAAAGATGCCAGGCAGAAGCTGGTGGACCTGCAGACGGCTCTGCAGCAGGCCAAGGACAAGATGGCATGTTTGCTGAGGGACtaccaggagctgctgaatgTCAAGCTGGCCCTGGACATCGAGATTGCGACCTACAGGACtctgctggaaggagaagagagcaG gATATGCACTGGCAACCCGGTGAGCGTAG CCGTGGTCAGTGGCGGTGGCACGGTCGGTGAGTGCCGATCCTTATCTGGAATCGGTGGCAAATGCTCTGTGAAGACTGGAGGCAGCTCGGGGCTGGGAGGGGTGGTCTCATCCTTTGGGGTCAGCGGTGCTGGATTCAGTGCTCGCAGCGTGGACTGCGTCCCTAGGGTTGGGGGTGGCTTTGGGGCCCGGAGCGCAGCCAGCTGCGTGGGTCGCGAggtgctgcctggtgctgaTGGGCTGCAATGTGCAGCTGGAGTGGGCAACATAGTGTGTGCTGGAGTGGAGCAGTGCAGCCCAGGGGCTGTCATCATCCCAGGTCCTGGGGTGTGTGGAGGGGGCAGCCGATACAGCACGGCCGTGCGTGTGGTCAGAACGAGCCGGTAG